A region of the Mangifera indica cultivar Alphonso chromosome 10, CATAS_Mindica_2.1, whole genome shotgun sequence genome:
GGGCAGTTAGATCTGGCCATGATTTTTACCTTGAAATAGAAATTAATAGAGATCAAATAGTTGAACCAAACCgtgtcaatttttttcaatcaactCTTTGTCGTGTGGAACGAACTAGATGTCATGGAAGAACCGCTTGAGGGACCACCGGAAACAttaaaacaatacaaaaaacTCAAGGATCAAGAAAGACTCATTCAATTCCTCCTTggattgaatgaaaattttcttaccTTTAGGACTCAAATGCTAGCCATATCACTGACACTCTCATTACGCTGAACTTTTCAATTAGTGGTGCAAGAAGAAAGCCAAAGATCCATTGTTCATGAAGGTGAGAAGAATGGGGCAGTATTTCTCTCTACAGTGAACAAATATGAGAAGAAGCAATGTGAAGATgtaaatggccaaaatttaaaagaaataaatggcCAGAATTTGATCTCCAAAAGCAATGGCCCTGATTTGTCCAAACTTTATGAGGACAACAAGGCCCCAAACAATTATGGCAATCACCAAGGTAGCGCCTATATTTTtgctaattttcaaaataatccatcaaagaagagaaaattattttgtgaaTATTGTAAGAGGAAAAATCACACAAAAGAGTCATGCTGGAAACTACATGGGTGCCCCGGATCTAACAAAACAGGTTATTTTTCAAGCACTTCTGGAGGCACAGGATCAACAATTTCAGCTCCAGTTATCAGCCCCGAGCAATATAATCAACTTATCTAGATGATGAATCGACTTCCCTCCCCAAGCTCAACTTCATCTTATGCAGGTATGGCTTACTGtctaaatagttttttttccaGTAATGATGTTTGGCTTATAGATTCAAGGGCTAATGATCACATTGTTTGTCAccaaaattttttctattcaCATAGTCCAATTAGGTCCACAGTTTCAGTATGTATGCCTGATGGGACCAGAACCTCAACCACACGTATTGGAACTATCTACCTCACACCTTACCTTATCTTAGAAAACGTCTTTTATGttccaaattttaaatttaacttgatATCTGTGTCCAAACTTTGCAAAGACAACAAATGTGTCCTTAAATTCTTTCTTGACACTTGCCTTTTCCAAGACCCTTCGACTGGCAAAATAATGGGCTCGGCTAAGGCCCGAGATGAATTGTATTACtagaattctaattttaataaaaatgagcaAATTACTCATTACAAACAATCTTCtagtaatattaataaaagttctATTATTTATCAGAGAATGGGTCATAGCAGTTTATTTGCTTGTCCTCATTGTCCTATTTGTCCAATTGCAAAACAAACACGACCTCCACAAAAACACTTTTCACCTTCGTACATCTTGATATTTGGGGGCCTTATCCCACATCTAATCATGATGGGTCAAAATATTTCTTAACCATTATGGATGATTATTCTAGGTGAATTTGGTTGTTCTTAATGAATTCGAAAGCTCAAACTTATAATAACATTGTTGCTTTCCTCACCATGGTTCGAACTCAGTTTAAAAAATCTGTTTTACGTGTTCGAATAGACAATGCTCGAGAATTCTTTAATAATCAGTGTTCCTCACTTTTTCGTTCCTATGGCATAACTCGTGAAAGCTCTTGTCTATATACACCTCAACAGAATGATGTTGTCAAACGAAAACATCGTCACCTATTGGAAGTAGCTAAAGCTCTAAAACACCAATCCAACTTACCCATAAAATTTTGGGGTGAATGTGTGATCACGACAACCTATCTGATAAATAGGATGTCAACACCAGTACTTGGAGGAAAAACTccatataaacttttattaggGAAAGCTCTGGACAACAATCATCTCAGAGTTTTTGGATGCCTCTGTTACTCCACTGTTATTCCATCACATGATAAGTTTGCTCCTCGTGCCAAACGGGTTGTCTTTATGGGGTACTCAATGCATCAAAAAGGGTACAAGCTCCTTAGCCTTGAAGATGAGACATTCTTCATCAGCAGAGATGTCGTGTTCGATGAAGATATTTTTCCCTTTAAGGAAAATCAAATAGACGTTGGACATGATTTTTTGACAGATTGATTGGTCCTCTTCTAATGTTCTTACAACAGTGTTTTCTATACCAGTTCCTAGACCTCCATCAGCTCCAGCCTCTATAGTTGATATCCCTTATCCTACCACTTCTACAGATATACTGCAGTATTCTGATCCTATTATGGAAGACTCTATGGATGACTCTTTCTCATCAATTCTTGACACTCCACCAGAAGCCCCAGTTCGTCGATCAACTAGACACACTAGACCACCCATGTAGACCTTTGATTATATCTGCTCTACAGCACTATCCTCACTACTAGGTATCTTTTATCCCATCTCTCACTATATGGGTGTAGATCATCTTCCCTTTGAACACAGGTCCTTCACTCTATCCTTATCTATTACTCGTGAACCGGTGAATTTCTTAGAGGCTTCTCTACACTTTTATTGGCATAGTGCCATGGAAGACGAACTTAATGCCTTAGTTCTAAATCATATCTAAGATCTGGTTCCTTATCCTACAGATCGTAAACCTATCGACTGTAAATGGGTGTACAAGATTAAATATCGTTCAGATGGATCCATTAAATGTTACAAGGCCCGATTAGTGGCAAAGGGTTATACTCAAAGGAAAGGTTTTGATTATCATGAGACTTTCGCTCTAGTCGCTAAACATTTCACCGGTCGAACATTCTTTGCCATTGCGTCTCATCATGAATGGCAGCTTCATTAGATGGATGTTCAAAACGCCTTTCTTCAAGGCAACCTTAATGAGGAGATCTATATGGAATTACCTTCTGGTCTTCACAATCAAGGGGAGCATCAGGTTTGTAAATTGCGTAAGTCcttatatggtttaaaacaggCTTCTCGATAATGGAATGCCAAATTTACAGAAGCCCTTATTAATATTGGTTTCCAACAGTCTAAACATGACTATACACTATTCACAAAGCAGCAGGATATGTTATTCATCAATCTTCTGGTATATGTAGATGACATCTTGATCATAGGAAATGACAACAAAGCCATAAATTCCCTCAAGACTTACCTACACCAAACCTTCAGAATCAAGGACTTAGAAGAGCCAAAATACTTTCTAGGGATTGAAGTAGCTAGAACTTCATCTGGAATCTTGCTCAGTCAAAGGAAGTATGTTCTAGAACTCATTTCTGACTCGGGACTATCAGGATGCAAACCTAATAGCATTCCAATTGAACAAAATACAAAGCTCACTAGTCAAGAGTTCAACGATAGCACCAAATCACCTAAAGAAGACCCACAATTACAGGATCACTCCAAATGCCAAAGACTGGTTGTAAGGTTGATTTATCTCATAATAACCAGACCAGACATCAACTACGTGGTGCAAATTCTTAGTCAGTTCATGCACTCACCTAAACAATCACATATGGACGCGGTGATTAAAGTGGTAAAATATCTTAAAGGAAGCCTTCGACTAGGCCTGTTCTTAAAGGGGAATCTAGACTTGACGACCTTTTGTGACTCGGACTGGGGATCTTATCCCATGACTAGAAAGTCCCTCACAGGATTTTGCATAAAGTTAGGTAAATCACTCATCTcatggaaaacaaaaaaaacaatccACAGTATCTCTATCTTTAGCAGAGGCAGAATATAGAGCCATGGCCAAAACAACATGTGAAATCATATGGATTCTTGGGCTTCTAAAGGACTTAGGTGTGGAAGTTACAAAACCAGTCATATTGTATTGCGACAACAAGGCATCAAATGATATAGCAGCCAATCCGATCTTTCATGAAAggacaaaacatatagaaatagatTGTCATTTTATCAGAAATAAGATACAAGAATGACTAATCAAAACTAGCCACATTCGCACATCAGAATAACCGGCATACATCTTCACAAAGTCTCTGAGCTATAGACAACATTCACATCTGTTAAGCAAGCTTAGGGTTACGAACATCTACCGACcaccagcttgagggggagtattTACAGATATGGTAGTATTAGATTGGAATCAATCTTTCCTAATTTCCAGCCTATTACAATTCATTGTATTACCATATTCAAAGCAttcttttttgtataaattcatTGTATTCCTATGCTtgtaaagatttaaaaaaaaaacaatttcagtaatataaaatcttcttcttcaaatctTGTAGCATTCTCGGCATCCATAAGCCACTCTTGCTGTAAGTTCTAACAATATGTCcctcaaagaaaataataatttcatgaGGATGAACATTGAACAACTTTCTCAAACAAGGATTCGGAGGACGAGAACTGAGTTTTCTCATAAATCCCAGTCCAACtcaattataatgaaattacgcgtatttgattttaaatatcaaattaaatattaatataatatattagtatataattatataatttatattaaaaataaaaaaatatttaattacataataacagtTAACACATTAGTCATTCAAatctttatcttaaatttaaaaatgggtgaagaagttaaaaaggaaattaaataataagaagaaaataaaatttgtgtacAAAATGGAGGTAGACAGTAAAcatattttcaatgaattttaagtgaaattttatgatttttaaattatcaataatcaaacaaaattcttCAATATAGCTCTAATATTCTCCCCCATGTTGGATGCGATCATACTGATACTAATATATTAAATCCAATCAAaactttaaagtttttaaatttgtgaaatattaaaatttttagaaaaaaaatctaaactcgATTGTCTATCGTATctataaaactttaacttacttaatataatgattataaatctaattattgTACATTGGATTTACCCATCCAACTTAATTCATGCAGGGTATTGGTTAAaaggaaatattatttatagaaaatacaattataaaatcttttttttttttttaaagttgcaTCTTGAGTTGTTGACCAATCAAGTTTTGACTGTTAATTGAGCATCATAAGTCTGAGCCGGATCTCCAACATTCGGATCCTCTCGGATCAatcaaaccaaaaccaaaaccgAGTTTCGTTCTAATTCTATTCATTCTGTTCTTACCTAACAGATGGTTCATATTACTCTGCTTCGATATTTAACCCTATGAAGTTTTCTGCTTTAAATTTTGTTCTTTACGTTGAATTTCTTTCTGggcataatttatttttacaaactgAATGTTCAAATTTTGTTGGGTATTTTTTACACGTTGATAATCGTTTCTTCCTTTGGTATATTGTAGAAACTGTTGCCAGTTCTTCCAAGAATTACAATAGGAAACGCTTTATGGAATGACTTTCTTTAGTTGGTGTTCTTAAAACCAAAGTTTAGATTTTTCGtttcgttttcttttttttgttcgTGAGTTCTTTGAAGCTGTGCAAGTATGGAGTTTAGGAAGGCAAAACAttagaaactaaaataaaatgttgaatTGATTTGGAAAGATATGTGTGAGGTTTGAATCTTGTTGGGTACAGTTTCTATTGACAAAACTTATCGATTTCGCTCAGTGCAACTGCAATAAGGGGATATCTAAGATGGAATGTGTAAGATAGTGGAAAGCTTCTCTTctcttaattaaattcaaggCTTCTTGAAGTGTTTCCAGAACTCGCAGTTGTAGTAGTGGTTGTATTTGTCATTGCATTCGATTACACCTTGAAATTAGTCTTAGATTTCCTTTTATGACCTCGAAGACAGATGTAGTTAATATTTTCAGGAAGCATGTAGCCTTAATGCTGTCGTACAGTCCTTCTCATTAAAAAACTGATTGATTTTCtgatgaagagaaaaatattgtaGTCAGCTGCCATCAAGAAGATGTGGTAACATTAAAACAAGTAGAATGTTATGATTTATTGACATTGCTTTTTTAGCTGAAGAGCTGTGTATTCATTTAGGTGATAAGTtctctcttgtttttgtttgacTTTGTTGGTGATTATCTAGACATTTCTGTTAAAATATGGTGTATTTTAAGCCTTTTGCTTGATGTAACAAACAGGTCTATAACTAATGGCCAAATCAAAAGCAAAAACACCTGACAACAGCGCCTGAAAACAGCTCAAATACTGAGTTGTATTTGAATGAAGATGATGGTTGGGTTATAGTTAAAAAGCAAAAAGTCACTATTCTGGTTCCAAGTCTACCTGCAGCTAATAAGTCCACTGTGCCAAATTTGGAACCATGTCAACTGCAAGCTTCACCCAGAAAAACAGTTGACAAACAATCACAATATTCAACTGATGCGTGCCCTGAAAAACCTTTTGTTGAAGAAGGAAAGAAGTCTTCATTGTTGGCTCCAAAAAGAGGTGGCCAAATTGCCAGAAAAACTCCTAGTCTGTACATTCCAGCTACAATCAAACCACCATTGATAGATTCTAGAATGGAACCAGAAAATCCAGTTCACGCTCGTGCTTCAGTGTCACATTATACACTTGGGGTAATGGACATATCCAAAACTATTAGGTGCGCAAGAATTTTTCATGGTATCAATGGTTCATTTGATCGGAGCATGCTTCTGAAACAAAGGCTGAGGGCATTAAATCTTGAGAGGAAGCTACAAAATGCTGGTGGTTTGAGTAGGTGGCTAGTGTTGCTAGGACTGGGACAGTTTGTCAGGCTTTTCCAGGGGAAGAATGTCAATAAGTTTCAGTTGGTGAATCTAACCATGAAAAAGCTCAAGGATATGGGTGCAGATGCAGTTGGTCCACGGAGAAAGCTTATGCACGCTATTGAATGTGTCTGCCAGCCATATTGTCTTGAGGCCTTGTAAATGCTCCAGGGAGCAGTCTTGTAACATGCAAATTGGTCTGAAGAGAGTGAAAAGTAACTTCCTGCAGCAATTGTGCACTTGTAGTAGATAATCTTTTCCCTTCTGAAATGTAAAGATCATTGCAGATTATGACTTCCCACAGGTAGCTCCGTTGTTTCTCCATACATGCTTATCATTTTCTAATTAACGCCTGGTAATATGGGCAGCATTCGGTTGAGCAAAGATGACAAAAATCCAACTGTCAGTTGTTGGggatttgtttcattttcatcCAGGATAAGACAGCAATGCAATTTCTATTTTTGGCTTGCAGTCATACACCCTGAAGATGCTGCCAGTAGATCCACAGTGCGTGCAAGCAATATTTTATAGCATAGTTTcatgaatttgatttgttatATGCTTGTTAGTACTGTTaaatggtgtttttttttttttcgttctCTTTCTTATTCATTTCCTTGATTGGCTTTGCATTATCACATTCCAGGTTGATATTTGTTTACTACTAGT
Encoded here:
- the LOC123227880 gene encoding uncharacterized mitochondrial protein AtMg00810-like, with translation MDVQNAFLQGNLNEEIYMELPSGLHNQGEHQSKHDYTLFTKQQDMLFINLLVYVDDILIIGNDNKAINSLKTYLHQTFRIKDLEEPKYFLGIEVARTSSGILLSQRKYVLELISDSGLSGCKPNSIPIEQNTKLTSQEFNDSTKSPKEDPQLQDHSKCQRLVVRLIYLIITRPDINYVVQILSQFMHSPKQSHMDAVIKVVKYLKGSLRLGLFLKGNLDLTTFCDSDWGSYPMTRKSLTGFCIKLGKSLISWKTKKTIHSISIFSRGRI
- the LOC123227433 gene encoding uncharacterized protein LOC123227433: MEPENPVHARASVSHYTLGVMDISKTIRCARIFHGINGSFDRSMLLKQRLRALNLERKLQNAGGLSRWLVLLGLGQFVRLFQGKNVNKFQLVNLTMKKLKDMGADAVGPRRKLMHAIECVCQPYCLEAL